The genomic DNA attttttttttttttttttttttttttttttaagattaaattttttctttaaaaaaattaatttttttttttaaattgttggatatttttgtcttattgaaatttatatatgagtaattttgtcattttactagcattgagagttatattgtcattgttttgaaagtttgtagggtaaattgtcgtaattaataatttatgaaagagattgttattgatgtgatagtttgaggagattaagAGGATTTTATCCAAGATTTTATGAGAAggttcattctctctctcttcccctctaTCCATCTTCCTTTTCATTGGATGATAGTGATTGTgtttgacaaaaagaaaaaagatattctGGGTGCCAAAGTCAATTTAGGAAATTTCTTGAACAATTTGAGGGCTATCACTAGtccatttaaaatgaattaattacactTTAATATCATGTGGACCCAACCTCTATTGTCTTTAACATGAGGTACGTGCCTATTGTTTGATCCCATAAATATACTAGgctaccatttttttaattgtgtaaGACACGGAAAAATTCTGTTTATATTTACgttattatttcaattgaaactttttagaatcacttataaactCTAGATTGTGTTTGACCCGCCATTTTACAGGCCAAACTATAATTTTAAACAGAATCATGAAAAAAATTCGGTTTAGAAGTGCGTTTTAAAAATGATAGTTTAAGCAAGGAAGCGTGTTTTAAAAAACGTATGATTTTAAAGGTTGAACTGTGATTTTACTACATGcttaattatgttttattaattgtatttttaaatcattatttttcatACTGCCAGGAAACCAAACGTAGggtggaaaatgaaaatgagagtaTGATGTATACCATGAAACTTTCAATAGTCAGTCTTGGTAGGCATGGGAGATTTTTTCCTAAGAGTTCGGCGGCTCAAAATATTATAGTGATACTTGACACAAGATGCCATCATCATGATTAcagaaattaatattataatttggtatcatatattataaaatttgacaaaaattacaCATAAATCCCCTTGGAATTCTAAATTCTAGgttaagttttttattatttattttttttatttttaattaattaattattatttttttataattttaaaaatcaaaatcccaaaaatttgaaaactaatatatatacattttctctttcattttctttccctAACCTTTGATTTTCATTAAGATCTATAGACAGAAGCCCGTCTGCCTTTAAGATTTGTTCACATTTGCCGAGTCCTCTACAACAACTCTTCATCTTTAGAAAGATAGTTTTGAAATTCAATTTTGTTCAATAACATTTTGGCTATAAAAGAGTACTAATCCATGAAAATAATGCCAAAATAACCGTTTCTAAAATGGGCTAGGGCAAATTCCGTAGCTTTATAATCATGTCCACACAAAACACAAGTTGGAGTGCCACATCAGTAATCAGAGACGCGTGACACTTTCAACTTATATTCTGTGCACACATGCACAGAATACAGAAAAAAACAGTAAAACGATGCGAACCAATATTACCATGACAAAGAGCCCTTATTAACTACATAAAAGCAATATTGAAACATCTTTGAGATTTTGAGATTATGGGGGTtttaattgcaatttgaaagCATTCTAAAACTCTAAGAATATTTGTGTAATTTACCCTAAAACTCAGTAAGTGGAAacaaaaaatgcttttcttgACTCCATCAACAGTTGACTCCAAGTTTCATTTtgcaaattttcatttatttttgcacGTCGCATTACAATATTACTAGTAagtattattgaattttaatatttaataatccTATATTTTAGAACAATATgtttaaatccaatctcttaTCATTATCATCGTCATCATGATCATCATCACTTCCTTGAAATCGCTTCTACACCTCATCTTTTCTTATTCCTATtcaccattattattatttttcaattggaGTTGAAGCCTCTAAAAGCAATGATGCAGCTCATATTAGTCATACAATTGATTAAGTAATGCCAATGTAAATTTGACTGAGGTGGCCAGATTTATTAAGTTGAGTGCATTTAGGATAACTTTCCTCTATTTCCTCTATTAAACGGACACGCATCTTTAAAATATtgtcagtttaatagattgggTAGTTTACAACTCGTCAACTTTATGCAAATTTCCTTTTGGAAATTGCATTTTCAAGGTAACAAGCATACATGTCAAAGAATTTTTGCAAAATACTCATTTTTGATGAATCTTCAATTCTCCAGATTTTAGCATCACTACCAGATATACAACCAGATTTTGTGAGGATCAGATGATGTGGAGCTTAATATACATGATCACCTTCCTACTCAAAATATACCACTCAAGAAGCCCCTACAAAAAGCAAAAGATGGATTAATGATAAATTAGCAGATAACAACTAGAAATATCAAGAAGATGCATGGATGTTTCTTACCAAATTCCTGAGGCTTTCTTAGTTTCATTTCTGCATTTGTTAATGAAATGAATTGGTTCAATCAGGATAGTGGTTTTGAAAGTTAACAGCAAGGAGAAAAACAAAAGTCCAAAGAAATAATCCTAAACTTTCTCATATACAATAACAATTATATGGGGGTTAGTGAGTTACCTTGGTTTTCCTTCGAAGGCATCATTAATTTCATCAGTGTTTGGCCTTTCAGGAAAAGTGGACAAGATGGCATACTTCTCCTTTCCAGATACTCCATCCACCCTCTTATACAGTTCATAACGATATGGGAAAGACATCCTGAAGCAATGAGGTCAGACTACTTTACAGTATTGTTTAATCTAATCTCTTCAATAGAGAGTTTGTGTAGTGATTAAAGTACTTCACATAAAAGTAATCTGAATAAAATCGGGATAGAAATTGATGGTAAATCTAGGACTTGACTTCATTTTCGGAATTGAGAACAAGCCATCATGCTcaacaaataaattataaataagacaaaataaggaTGACCAAGAGTTTGCTAACTTGTAAGAAGTATTGAACTGGCAATATCTATACCTGAGAGCACCCATAATTGGATACTGGGTTCCTGCATAATAGAGAAGCCGAAAGAAATAACAATTTTCGAATGAGGCAGCATACTCCAATCTCTTGTCCCGACCCATTGTCTATAAGCGAAATGGAAAAGTTATAAAGTTGATGGGTTtgtatttatgtatgtatgtcaACTCACAGGGTTGTACTTACTTGCATGATACCACTGGAACCAGGTAAATCCTGAATTTGAGGAAATCCATATATATCAGTTAGACAGATAAACAAATATCTGCAGAAAATTCATTGAAAAAGATGGTCCGAGACTAGCAACAAAGCATAACCATATGCAGCCAGAAAAGATCCTACATAGCTGAAGATATTACAGAACCTGAATGCCTGATCTAAATGCAAGCAACCCTATAGATCAAACTGTTCAATTTAATTATCCTCTATATGATTTCAGGAAATTAGAACTGTCTTTCTCTGAGTGTATTACAGAAGcaaatcaagaagaagaaaaaagaatggaTAAGAATATTATTCAAGTTGCACTTGAAGGTATGATCTGCTAAAAAAAGATGATCTTGGTTCAGGCATATGGCTTAATACCACTACAAGTGCTATCTATGTAAGACTGGTCAAGTATGATGGTATCCTATatctaataaaagaaaatagctGAGCCTGCAAGTCATGGAGTTCAGGCCAAgactttcaaaatttaatttatatacaaGCTGTTCTCAAATTTACCGAAAAATCCTATATGGGCCAATTCAGGACAGAGTGATCATATGTTACAAAATACATAATCATTCCATGCGAGTGATAGCAGCCGAAGTTATAAAAAAACAGAACCTTGAGCCTAGGATTGACAAGAATAACTGATCGGTTCCCAGCAGCATCGGTCATAGCTTTGAGATCCTGCGTATTCAATCTGAAGGCTACTTAAATCGGAATAGTAAAACTAAAGCACATTATATAGATGCAATCTCCAATAAGTACTAGAAGAATATTTGCTCTCAGGCTCCTTACATCAATAATACAATTCCCAACAGCATTCTGAGGAGCCACTATGATAAACATGTCATCTTGCTCATCAACCTCTTTGGCACCTGCAATTGCAAATGAAAACCTTTAGAATATGACCGATAAAATTTGTTAGCTAAATAGTTGTGCATACAAAAGAAACCATCATACAGTTTTCATGAGCAGCACCATTGAAAGATGCcccggccaaaaaaaaaaagactaccattatatccttttttttattaaaatgaaaaaatcttGTACGCACAGTTAAAGACACGAGGTGTATCTGTGCATATAAGTTGCATGTGTATCTGTGCCTGATTTTTATTAGTGAATAAGAATGAACCAAAAAGTGATATAGAACTGGCAAGTTGGCTATGGCAATAAGATACAGAACTTTTTTCTCAGCATATTTTGAAGTTAAGAAAATAATGGATTTTATTGTCAAGTGGCCATGTAAATAGATGGAGATAAGGTGTCCCATCAACAAGCCAACATGACTATCAATATCTTACCTTTGCTATTTAGCATTATTATACTAGCTTTTTTTGATTACTGTTTTCAAGGACACAACAAAGATTCTAGAATACCAATATCTGCAGATGCAATTCCATAAAGATGACGAACAAAATCAGACGCTGTGGTCATAAATGACACATGATTTTCTGTTCAGTTCTATACCTACAGAACCAATCTTGACAAAGGTCTCCAATGCACCATAATCACCCCAATCCATAAACTCTAAGATCTGTCGAGTACCAGCAAGCTGCAATGGCATCCCAGCTTGTGCACCTTGCCCCATAGATCCTTGCACACAGACCTGAAAGGTTTAGAAAACTGAATAAACACAATGCTCATTTTATGATATTATTCATTGCAAATTATATTAGGAGGTAACCAGGATAACAGCACCTTGACACGCTTTCCATCGTCAGCAAATGAAAGAGCAATTACTCGAACAAGTTCCATTAAGGTGCCGATTCGATAAACATCCTGTGCATCATAAGATATTGTTAAATCCAAACAGAAAGTTGGTAAATTAAGGAAAAAGTCCTTACCATTTCTGGGTTCAGCTCTGGAATGTTAATCTCTACCTGTTAATTTTACATGAAAAAGTAAAGAAGATTAATCTGATATTTTGGGCGAGACATATTTGCAAACAGTAAAGCTACTCAGgacaaattaaatatatagtGCAACTTCAAATTGCACTGGCAAGAACAAACttctgtctctccctctctcttctaCTCCTTCTCCTAGTAGTTAGGTATACATTTTGAGCACTGATTCACAGCACacggcgtgcgtggcacgcccgtgcaaaaaaaaaaatttttttttttttttttttaaaaatattttgcacagcacgccgcgtgctgtttATCTTTACCCATACATTTTAGGTGGTGTCATGGTGACTGGCCTGtaaacccttttattttttctctgaACTTGAGGCACCTCATACCCATGACCTTCCTTAAAACCATGTccaaataaatttatcatatggATCAGACTGATTTAAGTGATTACAAATATATTCTCTAAATccttaaataagaaaaaaataaataaatagacaaataaAGGAAATATCTGTTGATAAGCAAATGCTGTCTATTTGCTGAAATTCATGGTATATCTTATAGTTTCCACCAAGAATGCAAATCGAAGTTCATAAAACCACAATTTTCAAAATGGATATTTGTATATGATTAAGAgacaaaacataagagaatgaatTATATAGAAATCAACACCTAAAGTACAGAAATATAAATTGGTTGGTTGATGACAGATAAATAGATATCATTGATCTATCAGAATAAATTAGTctccaacaaaaaagaaacaaagaccAATATCAAACCTTTAGTCGAGTTCTTCCATCATAAATGGCTCTTTTTGTTGCTTCTAGCACATCAGTATAGAAATATTTCCTAATTTCCCTTGAGTGAGGAATATTATTCAATCTAGTAGGAATTCCTTTCCAGCTATCCTGTAAAAAGCTgaagtaaaataagaaaagaaatacaacaCAGATTATTTAATGAAAGCTTTATGAGAAAGTGAAACTTTAAATACAGAAAACACTCATCAAATAAGTCTTATATTTGACAAACCATACCTGGATTGCAGAAGCCTGATTCTTCCGGTAGTTACTTTCAAGTACTGCATTCCCTGGTACAAAGAATGAAAGAGATGGAGGTTGACAAACCAAAGAACCTTAAGCTAATTACTGGTAcaagattaaaaataattaactttATTATGTTCATAGCCCAAgtcaaatttaatatttatcattAATTGCTGAAAATATCATCGGAACTTCAATTTAATATGACTGTTAGAACATCATGCTGGTTTTATAAATTCTTCCAAAAGCAGttaatttcttaagaaataaGTGGCTTCACTTTCTTCCATCTTGTAGTTTCCAAATCAAAACGGAGCCTAAAGGAACCCTAATTCCAGGAAAAAGAACTGAGTGCCCAACAGTGGAGCGCCCAACAGTGCTAGTTAAAGGAATACATATAGCCAACTTAaactacttaaaataaaattaatttatcacaAAGCTTAACGGCTGACTCAAGTACCAAATTAAGTAAACAGAAAAAGAACAGAACCAGCTAAAATAGATAATGTCTCCCAAAAGACAACCAATAATGGAAGAACTAACCATATAGAATCTGAAAATAATATCTTGAaacaataattagaaaaaaatttcattaaagattAATCTAGTGTACACTTAGCTAACACTTCAAATCCTGAAAATACTTGCCTGATTTTGTTGTCTTTACTGTATCTTTACGCACTTGCAAAAGCAAAGATTCTATTTCTCTGAAAACTTCTTCTTTTGGACGGTTTCCATTTAACTGTCATTGCAAGAGACAATGCCACATATCAGATATAAATTCATATAGATAGGGGCAAAAAACtgataaaatattatcaatCTGTGGACACCTTATTCATTATGTTCAAGTACGAGGATGAGATTGCTTCTGcatttttcttgtatatttctaGACGTGACTTCACctaaaacacaaagaaaacacaaGTTAGGCAAATGAGCTCATAGTACATCAGATTAAAAAGACAAGCAGTACACTTATGAGACCTAATGTGAGTCATACCCAAAGTCACGGATTAGATGCAATCGTTTAAAAGGAAAGACAGTGTACAGGTGACAGAGTaaaagagataaaaatgtaaGATTGCAACCGCACTTTTTCCTCAGTATCATCAGGGCGAATAACAAGTCTGGCTTTAATTTCCTCACTCTCTGGAGGAAAACTTTTTAGATGATAAATCTTCCCCGTTACAGGATCTAGCCTTCTACCAATGCATCTTTCGATTAGAATTTCATCAGGAACCTGGGTATTAAAAACACATCTATGTGAAAGATCACtttgataagtaaatttttATGTACTGAATGACTAAAATGACTTTACCAAAGATTGTAAGAGATGCCATGAAAATTTGAGTCAAATATTAAAGATGATAAACACACCATATATTAAGTGTAGAGGCACAGTTGAGTTGATCCTTAAAAAACAGACACAGAACAAGCACTTTTTCTCTAGTGATATCCCATAGCTTTTAAACATCTGCTATCAAATATAGAAGTctgtttttgataagtatatcGGTGGAATTatatgcatataaaaaaaaaaaaaaacagcaccATAATGCTTCCATCAAATAAAAGTCTAGTagaaaattaccaaaacaaactACTTTATAAATGAGTATGTCTGGCAAGTTCTTCTCTGGAAACTGTCaagcttttaggataatatGAAAGTTTAGCTCTTATGCAGAAGTCTATGATCGTCAATATAGCAGATTTGAGCTAAGTAGGTTAAACAAGTTGAATGGAAGGAAGGAAAACAAATAGACAATGACCAATATATAAGAAAAGATAGGATAAACATGTGATTCACATACATCTAACACGATATAAACATCTGGTCTAATTTTCAGTTTTTCCAGACTTTGTGCCTGGGAAAAGCTCCTTGGGTACCCATCTAGAAGCCACCCTCTTTCTTTTGCATCTTCACGTGATAATCGTGATGTAACCATCTACAAAGCAAACCATTAGTATTCTAGACTATATGAGAAGGAAAAAGCAAAACACATATGTGAGTTAGAAAATTTCAATACAGCTGTCACGATTTCATCTGGAACTAGACGGCCAGCATTCATGaattcttttgctttatttCCAATTTCTGTTCCAGAAGATACTTCAGATCTTAAAATATCCCCAGTTGATATGTGCACCAATCCAAACTGAAGAACCAAGAAAACGGAGATATGGATGAATATAAGCATAACAAATGATTATATTCAGATACTGAAGACCAAGATGAACTTTAAGGTAACGCAACATGAGTACTTCTTCTATATAAACGCAACAGGTAAAAGAAGCTTTCCATCTCAAAAGAACTTGTTTGTAATTTGCCTATGTTTTCCAAGATTAGCTATAATTCATCTTTACCGGACTGAATGGAGAACACAAAATTGCCACTCTTATTGCCTGCCGGTATCCAATGGAATCTAGCCCTTCGATGTTATGTTATCAATTGCTGTTGTTGTTCCTACGGAAATTTAAGGGCATTGAAAACCCCTGCATGTATTCAGTAAAATGTTCCCATTTCTTCTTCCCTGAGAACACCAATTACACAGCTTTTTTTCATCAAGAAGTTTTAGTCAGCTATACATTTCTTCTGCTGGCTTTATGTCAATCTACAGGTACCCAACATCCAGAGTGTTGAAGAAAAGGGATTCATTGATTACCATCTATAATTGTCAACTTCTCATCATATATGCAAACCTCCTCCTCCCTAGctgatatataaaataaagttcACACACCCACTATTGTAACCAATTTCACAATCTCAAGTTGTTAATTCATTGTAGAGAAATGAGGATAATTTTAAAGATTGAAGAGTTTCTCAAGTTGATGCATTGCTCACAATTAGTCATTTGAACTTAAACAAAAAGGCCAACAGGCAACAACGAACTTGATCTTATTGCTTATAGTAGCTGCAAATACAGGGCAAGCTCTAATAGTCAGTACAACATGTTTGCAGTATGATTACGAATCATATATACGCTTACCTTCTGGACAATCAACTCACACTGAGTCCCTTTCCCCGACGCCGGCGCACCCGATATCATCACCTTCAAAGGCTCGCTGCTCACTGAACAATTCACCTTCAATCCCTACCAAAAGAAACACATTATATGAGACCAGAAAACGTGTGGGAATAGAAACCATGGAAACAGACTCTCAATGTTGGcttaaggaaaacaaaaaccaacTCTGGGTATTGGGTTAATTCTCAAATGGGTGTCACCGAAGACGCAGAACGAGCGGAGACGACGACGCTCGGTAGGAGAAGATGGcggaagagaaaaagaggaggaagaagaagaagaaggaagagagggagtggagagaggagagagagagggagtggGATACACATTGGTGGAGTGAAGAGAAGAGAGTGTCGCGGTGGGTAACATCGTTGCTCAGAGAATTTTGGTTTTGGGTGCAATGGAGGATTTGAAAGAGCGAGAGAAAGTGGGAAGGCTTTGAACAAGTGGCTCAGACTCAACGATGCCAAACGATAAAACAACATGTCCATTGCATTTCTGTTGAGCTGATGGGTTCTATGATTCTATCTATTAATGTGTTTTAtccttcatttattttttattactattattattattattattattcgaGCAAGTCACGTTCCTTTTATATCCGTTTTATGAGGCGTGATTTCTAGCGAATGGATCTATCTAGTGAATGCCCATGCAGAATAGACCCATAAGATCGAATGGCTATTcctattaaataattattcatttatttaattgtacATCATTCTTAGAAATAGCTATTTTCTTATGAAATGGATAATCAtccatctaaaaaaaaaaggataaatagctattcctttaaaaattgaatgatttttccaaaagaactttcttttcttttcttttttgtaaacctaaattttaaaaagaaaaaatgaaaatggcaaaATATACTATAGGTGACCCAGCCACCCTAGTAGAACCATAGGAATGGTTGCATCAACCTCAAATCCCCTCTCCAGTCGAGGGACTCACCACTGTCAAATGTTCGGCTAccttctcattttttaaaagcaaaaatcAAGGGGGTGGTTTCCAAATGGATATGAGTGATCATTCAGTCACCCTATGGTCATTTGGAGGTGGCTTAGCCACCCTTATTTAGCCCACCCccttagttttatatttttcaaaaaaaaaaaaaaaaaattgaaatcataagaatatttttgtcctatttaaattttttttaaggtcatttgtctttttgttggcgGGAGGGAGGATATTGACATTTTCTTGATAGTATAGAGGGAGCATTGACACAATTGGTAATttggagggacattgacaatgagaTAGCAGTTTGGAGAGAGTAAAACCCTACAATTTACAAGTGTATTTagttcaaaaattgaaataaacccatacataaaagctcataaaagacccttt from Corylus avellana chromosome ca6, CavTom2PMs-1.0 includes the following:
- the LOC132185646 gene encoding adenylate kinase 5, chloroplastic isoform X1 yields the protein MLPTATLSSLHSTNVYPTPSLSPLSTPSLPSSSSSSSFSLPPSSPTERRRLRSFCVFGDTHLRINPIPRGLKVNCSVSSEPLKVMISGAPASGKGTQCELIVQKFGLVHISTGDILRSEVSSGTEIGNKAKEFMNAGRLVPDEIVTAMVTSRLSREDAKERGWLLDGYPRSFSQAQSLEKLKIRPDVYIVLDVPDEILIERCIGRRLDPVTGKIYHLKSFPPESEEIKARLVIRPDDTEEKVKSRLEIYKKNAEAISSSYLNIMNKLNGNRPKEEVFREIESLLLQVRKDTVKTTKSGNAVLESNYRKNQASAIQDSWKGIPTRLNNIPHSREIRKYFYTDVLEATKRAIYDGRTRLKVEINIPELNPEMDVYRIGTLMELVRVIALSFADDGKRVKVCVQGSMGQGAQAGMPLQLAGTRQILEFMDWGDYGALETFVKIGSVGAKEVDEQDDMFIIVAPQNAVGNCIIDDLKAMTDAAGNRSVILVNPRLKDLPGSSGIMQTMGRDKRLEYAASFENCYFFRLLYYAGTQYPIMGALRMSFPYRYELYKRVDGVSGKEKYAILSTFPERPNTDEINDAFEGKPRNETKKASGIWGFLSGIF
- the LOC132185646 gene encoding adenylate kinase 5, chloroplastic isoform X2, with protein sequence MLPTATLSSLHSTNVYPTPSLSPLSTPSLPSSSSSSSFSLPPSSPTERRRLRSFCVFGDTHLRINPIPRGLKVNCSVSSEPLKVMISGAPASGKGTQCELIVQKFGLVHISTGDILRSEVSSGTEIGNKAKEFMNAGRLVPDEIVTAMVTSRLSREDAKERGWLLDGYPRSFSQAQSLEKLKIRPDVYIVLDVPDEILIERCIGRRLDPVTGKIYHLKSFPPESEEIKARLVIRPDDTEEKVKSRLEIYKKNAEAISSSYLNIMNKLNGNRPKEEVFREIESLLLQVRKDTVKTTKSGNAVLESNYRKNQASAIQDSWKGIPTRLNNIPHSREIRKYFYTDVLEATKRAIYDGRTRLKVEINIPELNPEMDVYRIGTLMELVRVIALSFADDGKRVKVCVQGSMGQGAQAGMPLQLAGTRQILEFMDWGDYGALETFVKIGSVGAKEVDEQDDMFIIVAPQNAVGNCIIDIEYAGSQSYDRCCWEPISYSCQS